One Nicotiana tabacum cultivar K326 chromosome 23, ASM71507v2, whole genome shotgun sequence genomic window, GACAATATACTCCAGAATAGTGGTGAATTTAAGGAAAAGAAGTGTCTACGAACCAAATTGTTCTTTATCACTTGTACACCATTAACACTCTGTTGAACAAAGGTAGGAATAAGTTTGGGCAAACCCGAAATTCAAATCGAAATTCgagttttttggatttttggtttggattttcTGATTAtggattggattttggatttaatttttaaaaattttgaataTTGGATTTGGTACTTAGGATTTTTGGATATCCGAAATCTGAAATTTTTATACTTTACATTTGGTCCATTATCCATATGTCAATAGTAATACGTTCAATACTCTACCCATtagatattatctcatatatCTAATTACTAAATTACAATCAGAATACTTTCTATTTGGACATGGTTTTATTATTGCTACTTCCTATCGGCCGTATTAGTGTCTCTGTTGCATTTCCTTGATAataatttcattacttgaatattttatttggatgattgtggtgAAAATGAGGAACTTTTCAAACAATTTGACATGGATACTTCATTAGGATATTCACTTTTGTAAAAAGAAGAAACATCTAAACTTAtaagctcaaaatcgaaaatccaaaatatccaaaccgattaatccgaaaccgaacttaaaaaatccgatccaatccgagcttatttggattggatttggaTTGTCATTTCTTCGATCCGAAAATCGAAAATCCAAACCGAAATTTCCATACCCAATCCAAACTGCCTGAACGCCCACCCCTACTATGTTGGTCATatccttttatttctttcatataaTAACTAATGCATGTAGAAAGTCCTCTTTGATTTTCCTCTTCCCTCAACTCTCTCTTATCATCCATCATCTTCAGTTTTAGATTTTCTGCCATTACTGAGCAATACTAGCTTAGATTGAACGACTCATTGATAATAAATGTTGTgaatcaacaaattcacaatatAAACCTTAAGAAAAATACAACCAAAATTAAAAGGGAATAATACTTCGAACACAGAGAGCCAAAGTTCTTGGACATTTCATTCACTCTTTCTCAGATGATTACACTGGTTTGTAGAGCCAAAGTTACAACTACCATCAAATAGGAAATTTAAAGACTAACTTATTGTAATTAATGGAATCTAACTAATTGTAATTAACAAACTTTCCTGCCTTATTTCCTCGCTCAAATTCAGCATGCTTGCATTACTGCTTCTTGTGCAtggatatgatatgatatgatatgataggtCAACACGATCCTCCCTACGATGTGCATCATCAAGAAGGTCAAGAAATGCACTTAACAAATGAGATGAAGGATAAAGAAAGAGCTAAGAATGGTTAGTCCTTACCAAAGGCAAACCTTTTGCAGCTCTCTGCTCCAAAAATGTTGATGGCTTATAGAAATCACCATATGCCTCATGCCAAGTTTTTAGCTTTGAGTATATGTATTCAGATCCAATTGTAtcagcccaaaacatgacacCTCCACTGCACAAAACATAGTGATTAATTTGTATGTTAGCAGATCTTACAAGTAATGAATTCGATCGAGTTCAGAGATAGGCAATAACAATAGAAGAAACTGTTGCTACTTACGTTTCTGAGGGAAATTTAAACCCATGGACAGATGCAATATCAATATCAGATGCTCGGACAACTATTCCTTCCTCAATAACTCGACAAGCCTCATTCACCACAGGAAAGAATATCATTTCAAGAATTTCTTCATCGGTCACAGCTATTGGCTGCCAACAAAATCACGTTAAGCCTTATATCAATCAAACATGCACAATATAGCATTGGCTGTAGTTAGATGAGAATGTTTGCTTTAGTTTTAACAATAAAACGCAAGAATTCAGATTACAAGAAGGATTCAACTGCAACAAACCTTTCCACCAGGAGCAATATTAGTATATCGCATAGACTCCTCAATAACTTGAatcacagagtgatcagcttctgGCTTGCTTCCCTTTTTGTATGTATAATATCCTTTTCCATTCTTCTTACCTATGATGTAAGTATATATTCACTTAGAAAACCAGACCACTTTGAGTGACAAATCAGTGAAATTGAACCAACATACTGAGTAGCAGACTGTTGGAACTTTACTACTGTTATTCTTCTTGTAAAGatcatttaacttctttttacattttgtttccttttaaaaaaaatattttcaggcCAAAAGTTAAGTGGAAAATACAAGTGTCTTCAGTACCTTCCCTCCCATTTTCTACCATCAGTTGAACCAAGGGTGACTGAAAAGCACAGTCTGGAAAAGCAGCAACAAACTCTTTTACACCAGCCAAAAATATACCATAACCAGAAAGATCCTGAAGCCTGCATATCATAATGTACCGAAATGTTAATATGAACAAACTTGGTTTAAATACGCAGAAAACGATTTTGGTGTAAATAAAAGCAAATGCGGATGAACAGTTAAAGTGTTTGTGCAAGCATAAAACATGGCGCTAATGAATTCTAGTTGAGGCACAGACTCAGTGATAGAAATTGAACGCAAGTTACTGATAACactaattattgataaaaattgaACGCAAGAATGTATTCGCTCAATAGCGCACGCAAGTGTTTGTGCAGTGATACTGTGTATGTTCGTATCTTCACATGCTGAGATGAACAAGTTTCACTCTAGAGAAAAAACTTACTGGAAAGGGCCAAGCCGCATGCCAAACTCAGTGATCACGCGGTCAATTCTGAAGATATCAACACCTAAGTTTGCCAACAGGTCTGGTCCTTGCATATAAGGGAAGAAGCTCCGGTTGACAGCAAAACCAGTACAATTTTTCACTACGATGGGGACTTTTTTCATAATCTTGGTGAATCTTATAACATCAACAATTACTTGTGGAGAAGTATTTTCGGTCCTCACGATTTCCACCAGAGTCATCACATGAGCAGGACTTCAcccagaaaaagaaagaaaaatgaaaaccaGGAAAATTAGAATTAAGGAATAGAATAAGTCATGAAACAGTAATAGAATATACTCTCCAAACCATCAAAACTGTTTTCGCCTTGCTCAAGTGAGAAGACAAATATATCATGAGTTGGGGAATATGCTTTCTTTAGTAGGGGAGTATAGAAATATTAAGCAGGTGTAGTGCACATTATGAAAAAATAGGACTATGAGTTGTAGAAGAAGAGCAGACTTAGATAGATGACAACTTCCAGGCTGTCTTTCCTTTTCTAGTTTTAGCAAAATGTTAAGCAAGAAACATTCTGATCAAGTTGTAAGTAATTTTCTGGTTTCAAATTAATATGCTCGTGAAACATATACGTTCGTGATAAAAACTTTCAGATACGCACGCTGATCAGACCTTTTTTTAGGATCCTGCACAACATTCCTCTAAAATCTATTTTCCTGTCTTCACGTTGATATgctcttataaaataaatattatttgtgATAAAACGGATCAACATACATAGCAAAGTTCATTCTCTTCACAACCCAGTGTAAAAATTCGGGCAAAAAATCTGGTAGAGAATTGAACCTCACCTGAATAAATGTATCCCCAAAATGCGATCTTGACTACTTGTTCTTTCCCCAATAACATCAAGACTAATTGTGGATGTGTTCGATGCAAAAATGCAGTCTGAAGAACAAACTTTTTCAATATCTTCAAATATTGATTGTTTCAGCGACACTACCTCATTAACAGCCTGAGAGACGTAAATTTCATCAGAAATAATGGAAATATGTATAATATGCATCATCTACAAGGATGTTCTAAAATAATGAAAGTTAGGGATTTAACGACATCAGAGTTGAAGTATGGAAAAACCATGGACAAAGGATGTTACTAAGCTTTCTTAGACATAAATTGTATGGAAATACAAGGCAAGAGAATAGCATGAAAACTAAGAGGAAGAAGTGGTCAAATGATTACCTCAATGACCATGTCAACATCTTTTAGATCCTCATAGTCTAAAGTGCCTTTAAGAAGGGACAAAGTCCTTTTCATCTTATCCTGATTCAGCTGTCCTCTTGTTATTAGGCCTTGTAGATTTGCTGAAACACAATTAGCATAAGCAATATATCAGAAATATGTTGTGACATCCAAATATTGCTTTTCTGTCTTACTACTATCTTTACTTGCCTCCTTATTCACAGATTCAAGAAGTTGTACTAACCTTCTACTGATTTCACAGCTTTCAATAGATATTCATGGTTAATTTCTTTAAGTACGACATTCATGTTGCTCAAAATGAGTGCTGTAGCAATGCCAGATCCCATTAAACCGCCACCAACAACGGCAACTTTTTCGATTCTCCGCGGCTTAAGCCCAATATCAGTAACACCTGGTACCTGTAAATTGTATTACAGCATTGTTAGACTACGTTTAAGCCCTCAAAGTTGGCCTAAAAATACATAAGATATCAAGATTCTCTTACACAGAGTACGATTATTAAGCATGACCGCTAGTACAGAACTCTACCAGGCATGAAGAAATCTATATATGCTTTTTCATGCATAAAATGTACCAAATAAAATCCAGGTATAGAAACAGTTCCAGTTTTTTGTACCGTCTTAATTAAACAATGAAAGAAACAGAATCTATGGCCTAATATCGCAAGCTGACCTTTGATGTTGCACGTTCAGCGAGAAATATGTGAAGAAGACCTTTTGCAGTATTTGACAGCACCAGCTCTTTAAATACTTTATCCTCCTACAATCAGTCGCGCATAGATTATAAGCAGAAACCAAACAAAGATTTTGGGAGCACATCATTGAAATCATCAATCTCTAGTAATACATCATAAAAGCAAACTATATAAATGCAGTTTTGTGTAATAGGATTGTTCACCTTAAGAACACCAGAATATCCTCCAGATATGATGCCTTCTTCAATCACATCAAGACAGGCGCTGTAGTGAGGCGCTCTATACCGTTGTCTAGCACTTTTCAGTA contains:
- the LOC107798726 gene encoding peroxisomal fatty acid beta-oxidation multifunctional protein AIM1-like; amino-acid sequence: MAKKASINMEIGNDGVAVITILNPPVNALTLSAIEELKRCYQEAIDSDSVKAIVLSGADGRFCGGLDISVVENVHKHGDISLLPDASIGLVVNKMENGKKPSVAAIQGFALGGGLELAMGCSARIATAKADLGLPELKLGVIPGCGGTQRLPRLVGASKAVEMLMSSKTITSEEGKELGLIDAIVSSEELLAVARCWALDIVEGRQPHCNSLEKTDKLGPKDESLEILKSARQRYRAPHYSACLDVIEEGIISGGYSGVLKEDKVFKELVLSNTAKGLLHIFLAERATSKVPGVTDIGLKPRRIEKVAVVGGGLMGSGIATALILSNMNVVLKEINHEYLLKAVKSVEANLQGLITRGQLNQDKMKRTLSLLKGTLDYEDLKDVDMVIEAVNEVVSLKQSIFEDIEKVCSSDCIFASNTSTISLDVIGERTSSQDRILGIHLFSPAHVMTLVEIVRTENTSPQVIVDVIRFTKIMKKVPIVVKNCTGFAVNRSFFPYMQGPDLLANLGVDIFRIDRVITEFGMRLGPFQLQDLSGYGIFLAGVKEFVAAFPDCAFQSPLVQLMVENGREGKKNGKGYYTYKKGSKPEADHSVIQVIEESMRYTNIAPGGKPIAVTDEEILEMIFFPVVNEACRVIEEGIVVRASDIDIASVHGFKFPSETGGVMFWADTIGSEYIYSKLKTWHEAYGDFYKPSTFLEQRAAKGLPLGGSC